One region of Mangifera indica cultivar Alphonso chromosome 3, CATAS_Mindica_2.1, whole genome shotgun sequence genomic DNA includes:
- the LOC123212220 gene encoding cellulose synthase-like protein D1, which yields MATPSPKKSSLSKQTSNAGRPPQAVKFGRPTSSGHVVSLSRDQDLDMSGEFTPQNDYVNYTVLMPPTPDNQPTGQGSGSKAGGRAGAGDGGSGSGNGRMSVMQSNSKSMLLRSQTGDFDHNRWLFETKGKYGIGNAFWTPSDQDSCGPDVSMQDFMDKPWKPLTRKVKIPPSILSPYRLLIFLRLVALFFFLLWRIRNPNPDAMWLWGISVVCEVWFAFSWILDVLPKLNPISRATDLVALRDKFETPSPSNPQGRSDLPGVDVFISMADPEKEPPLVTCNTLLSILAVDYPIEKLTAYISDDGGAIFTFEAMAEAVRFAEVWVPFCRKHNIEPRNPESYFSQKRDPTKNKKRPDFVKDRRWIKREYDEFKVRINGLPEVIRRRSEAYNSRENMKERNMSREKNGDDPTQEPRNVTEATWMADGTHWPGTWLHPTADHAKGDHAGILQVMIKVPEPDPVMGQPDEKRLDFTGVDIRLPMFAYVSREKRKGYDHNKKAGAMNALVRASAILSNGPFILNLDCDHYIYNCKAIKEGMCFMMDRGGDRICYIQFPQRFEGVDPSDRYANHNTVFFDGNMRALDGLQGPVYVGTGTMFRRYALYGFNPPRANEYLGAVGQNKTPAADVQPRSDGDDAETQPLTSHPDLDLPRKFGNSQMFAESIAVAEFQGRPLADHISVKNGRPPGSLLAPRPPLDAPTVAEAVAVISCWFEDKTEWGERVGWIYGSVTEDVVTGYRMHNRGWRSVYCLTKRDAFRGSAPINLTDRLHQVLRWATGSVEIYFSRNNAIFATKRLKFLQRVAYLNVGIYPFTSFFLVLYCFLPAMCLFTGKFIVQNLNTTFLTYLLIISLTLILICLLEVKWSGIGLEEFWRNEQFWLIGGTSAHLAAVIQGLLKVLAGIEISFTLTSKSASEDDDDIYADLYIVKWTSLFIMPLVIIVVNIVAIIMGFSRTVYSIIPQWNKLMGGVFFSFWVLAHMYPFIKGLLGRRGRVPTIVYVWAGLVSITISLLWISISPPDNKNSQ from the exons ATGGCAACCCCAAGTCCAAAGAAATCATCATTATCTAAACAAACATCAAATGCCGGACGTCCACCTCAAGCTGTAAAATTCGGTCGTCCGACATCGAGTGGACATGTGGTGAGCCTCTCCAGGGACCAAGATTTGGACATGTCTGGTGAATTTACACCCCAAAATGACTACGTCAATTACACCGTTCTTATGCCCCCAACACCGGATAACCAGCCCACTGGACAAGGCTCGGGCTCAAAGGCTGGGGGGCGGGCGGGGGCCGGGGATGGTGGTAGTGGTAGTGGTAATGGAAGAATGTCAGTAATGCAATCAAATAGTAAATCAATGTTGTTGAGGAGCCAAACGGGTGATTTTGATCATAATCGTTGGTTGTTTGAAACAAAAGGGAAATATGGAATTGGAAATGCATTTTGGACACCATCTGACCAGGATTCTTGTGGACCTGATGTGAGCATGCAAGATTTTATGGACAAGCCTTGGAAACCACTCACCAGGAAGGTTAAGATTCCGCCTTCTATTCTCAGCCCTTACAG ACTTCTAATATTTCTGCGTTTGGTTgctctttttttcttccttctatGGAGAATCCGAAACCCAAACCCGGATGCAATGTGGTTGTGGGGGATATCCGTAGTTTGTGAAGTTTGGTTCGCATTTTCTTGGATATTAGATGTTCTCCCAAAGCTAAACCCCATTAGTAGAGCAACTGACCTCGTTGCCCTCCGGGACAAGTTCGAAACTCCTTCTCCCTCCAACCCTCAAGGCCGCTCCGATCTTCCGGGCGTCGACGTCTTCATTTCCATGGCTGACCCCGAGAAAGAGCCTCCACTTGTCACTTGCAACACCCTTTTATCCATTCTTGCCGTGGACTATCCTATTGAGAAGCTCACTGCCTATATTTCTGATGATGGTGGAGCCATTTTCACCTTTGAGGCCATGGCTGAAGCCGTTCGTTTTGCCGAGGTATGGGTGCCGTTTTGTAGAAAGCATAACATTGAGCCAAGGAACCCGGAAAGTTACTTCAGCCAAAAGAGGGATCCCACCAAGAACAAGAAGCGTCCGGACTTTGTCAAGGACCGGCGTTGGATCAAGAGAGAATATGACGAGTTCAAGGTCAGGATCAACGGTCTACCCGAGGTAATACGACGACGTAGTGAAGCTTACAACTCTAGAGAGAACATGAAAGAGAGGAACATGTCCCGGGAAAAGAATGGCGACGATCCAACACAAGAGCCTAGAAATGTCACCGAAGCCACGTGGATGGCTGATGGGACCCACTGGCCTGGCACGTGGCTTCATCCAACTGCCGATCATGCCAAAGGCGATCATGCTGGAATTTTACAGGTAATGATCAAGGTTCCAGAGCCTGATCCAGTAATGGGTCAACCAGACGAGAAAAGATTGGATTTTACAGGGGTGGATATTCGGCTACCAATGTTTGCCTATGTttcaagagagaaaaggaaaggaTACGATCACAATAAGAAGGCTGGCGCCATGAATGCGTTGGTTAGAGCTTCAGCTATATTGTCAAATGGGCCATTCATTCTCAATTTGGATTGTGACCattacatatataattgcaAAGCTATCAAGGAGGGAATGTGTTTCATGATGGACCGTGGTGGCGATCGAATCTGCTACATTCAGTTTCCTCAGAGATTTGAAGGGGTTGATCCTTCTGATCGATATGCTAATCATAACACTGTCTTCTTTGATG GAAATATGAGAGCATTGGACGGTCTGCAGGGACCCGTGTATGTGGGAACTGGGACAATGTTCAGGAGATATGCACTCTATGGATTCAACCCACCAAGGGCAAACGAGTACTTGGGCGCTGTAGGGCAAAATAAAACACCAGCTGCTGATGTTCAGCCACGATCCGATGGAGACGATGCAGAGACACAACCTCTAACCTCGCACCCTGACTTGGACTTGCCAAGGAAGTTCGGGAATTCGCAAATGTTTGCAGAATCCATTGCTGTTGCCGAGTTTCAAGGAAGGCCGCTAGCCGATCATATTTCTGTCAAGAATGGCAGGCCTCCTGGTTCATTGCTCGCCCCTCGTCCTCCCCTCGATGCGCCCACCGTTGCTGAGGCAGTTGCTGTCATTTCCTGctg GTTTGAGGACAAGACAGAATGGGGGGAGCGAGTAGGGTGGATCTACGGGTCAGTGACGGAGGATGTGGTGACAGGTTACCGTATGCACAACCGTGGGTGGCGGTCAGTTTACTGCCTGACAAAGCGTGATGCTTTCCGTGGTTCAGCACCCATTAATCTAACAGACCGTCTCCATCAGGTTCTTAGGTGGGCAACAGGTTCCGTGGAAATCTACTTTTCCCGTAACAATGCCATTTTTGCAACGAAACGCCTCAAGTTTCTCCAGCGCGTTGCATATCTCAACGTTGGCATCTACCCTTTCACTTCTTTCTTCCTGGTTTTATACTGCTTCCTTCCAGCTATGTGCCTCTTCACTGGAAAATTCATTGTTCAAAACCTCAACACCACTTTCCTTACTTACCTTCTCATCATCTCACTAACGCTAATACTAATCTGCCTTCTGGAAGTGAAATGGTCAGGAATTGGGCTGGAAGAGTTTTGGAGAAATGAACAATTTTGGCTGATTGGTGGCACTAGTGCTCACCTGGCTGCTGTAATTCAGGGTCTCCTTAAAGTGCTTGCTGGAATTGAAATCTCATTCACGTTAACATCAAAGTCTGCAtctgaagatgatgatgacatTTACGCCGATCTTTATATAGTAAAATGGACAAGTCTGTTCATAATGCCTCTTGTAATCATAGTGGTGAACATTGTGGCAATAATTATGGGGTTCTCGAGAACTGTTTACAGCATAATTCCGCAATGGAATAAGCTAATGGGAGGAGTATTTTTCAGCTTCTGGGTGTTGGCTCACATGTATCCATTTATCAAAGGATTGTTGGGGAGACGAGGAAGAGTTCCCACAATTGTATACGTGTGGGCAGGTTTGGTTTCCATTACAATTTCATTGCTATGGATATCTATTAGCCCCCCTGATAATAAGAATTCTCAATAG